The proteins below are encoded in one region of Thermothelomyces thermophilus ATCC 42464 chromosome 1, complete sequence:
- a CDS encoding protein disulfide isomerase, with the protein MYKAQKFALGLLAAAAVATASDVVQLKKDTFDDFIKSNDLVLAEFFAPWCGHCKALAPEYEEAATSLKEKNIKLVKVDCTEETELCQQHGVEGYPTLKVFRGLDNVAPYKGQRKAAAITSYMVKQSLPAVSEVTKDTLEEFKKADKVVIVAYVDADDKTSSEVFTKTAEKLRDNYPFGLSTDAALAEAEGVKAPAIVLYKDFDEGKAVFTEKFDLEEIEKFAKTAATPLIGEIGPETYSDYMSAGIPLAYIFAETAEERKEISEKLKPIAEAQRGVINFGTIDAKAFGAHAGNLNLKTDKFPAFAIQETTKNQKFPFDQDKEITFESIKAFVDDFVAGKIEPSIKSEPIPEKQEGPVTVVVAKSYNDIVLDDTKDVLIEFYAPWCGHCKALAPKYEKLGSLYAASEFKDKVVIAKVDATANDVPDEIQGFPTIKLYPAGDKANPVTYSGSRTVEDLIKFVAENGKYKASISEEPEEKTSSSSAASESASASETKSEEAKETDHDEL; encoded by the exons ATGTACAAGGCCCAGAAGTTCGCTCTCGGCCTGctcgccgcggcggcagTTGCCACGGCTTCGGATGTTGTCCAGCTGAAGAAGGACACCTTCGACGACTTCATCAAGTCCAACGACCTTGTCCTCGCTGAGT TCTTTGCCCCGTGGTGTGGTCACTGCAAGGCGCTCGCTCCCGAGTACGAAGAAGCTGCGACCTCGCTCAAGGAGAAGAACATCAAGCTCGTCAAGGTCGACTGCACAGAAGAGACCGAGCTCTGCCAACAGCATGGCGTTGAGGGCTACCCGACCCTGAAGGTCTTCCGCGGCCTCGACAACGTCGCCCCCTACAAGGGCCAGCGCAAGGCTGCTGC CATCACCTCCTACATGGTCAAGCAGTCGCTGCCCGCCGTCTCTGAGGTTACCAAGGACACCCTCGAGGAGTTCAAGAAGGCCGACAAGGTTGTTATCGTGGCCTACGTTGATGCCGATGATAAGACGTCCAGCGAAGTCTTCACCAAGACCGCGGAGAAGCTCCGTGACAACTACCCCTTCGGTCTCAGCACCGACGCTGCcctggccgaggccgagggcgTCAAGGCTCCCGCCATCGTCCTCTACAAGGACTTTGATGAGGGCAAGGCTGTCTTCACCGAGAAATTCGACCTTGAGGAGATTGAGAAGTTTGCCAAGACCGCGGCCACCCCGCTCATTGGCGAGATTGGCCCCGAGACCTACTCGGACTACATGTCGGCTGGCATCCCCCTCGCCTACATCTTCGCCGAGACGGCCGAGGAGCGCAAGGAGATCAGCGAGAAGCTCAAGCCCATCGCTGAGGCCCAGCGTGGTGTCATCAACTTCGGTACCATTGACGCCAAGGCGTTCGGTGCCCACGCTGGCAACCTGAACCTGAAGACGGACAAGTTCCCCGCTTTCGCCATTCAGGAGACCACTAAGAACCAGAAGTTCCCCTTTGACCAGGACAAGGAGATCACGTTCGAGTCCATCAAGGCTTTCGTTGACGACTTTGTTGCCGGCAAGATCGAGCCCAGCATCAAGTCGGAGCCCATCCCGGAGAAGCAGGAGGGCCCCGTGACCGTTGTCGTCGCCAAGAGCTACAACGACATTGTCCTTGACGACACCAAGGATGTCCTGATTGAGTTCTACGCCCCGTGGTGCGGTCACTGCAAGGCTCTGGCTCCCAAGTACGAGAAGCTCGGCTCTCTGTATGCCGCCAGCGAGTTCAAGGACAAGGTCGTCATCGCCAAGGTTGATGCCACTGCCAACGACGTCCCCGATGAGATCCAGGGCTTCCCTACCATCAAGCTCTACCCCGCTGGTGACAAGGCCAACCCCGTCACCTACTCTGGCTCTCGCACTGTCGAGGACCTCATCAAGTTCGTTGCCGAGAACGGCAAGTACAAGGCCAGCATCTCCGAGGAGCCTGAGGAGAAGACTtcttcgtcgtcggccgCCAGCGAGTCTGCTAGCGCCAGCGAGACCAAGTCGGAGGAGGCTAAGGAGACGGACCACGACGAGCTCTAA